In Nitrospinota bacterium, the genomic window CCGGAATGGTAAGCTTTGGAGGGTTCCGCTCCATGTGGATTGTTCTGATGTTCGATCTGCCAGTGGTGGAGCCGGAGGAACGCAAGGCGGCCAACAGGTTCCGCAAGGACTTAAAACTTTGCGGATTCACCATGATGCAATTGTCCGTATATACACGGCACGCCGCCAGCGACGAAAATGCCCAGATTCACTTAAAAAAGGTGAAGGGATTTTTGCCGGACAAAGGGGAGGTGCGGTCACTAATGATCACCGACAAGCAGTTTGAGCGGATGCAGGTTTTCTATGGAAAAATGCGCAAACCGGCGGAACGCGCCCCGGCCCAGCTGGAGTTTTTATGAACTGAAGGCTCTAATAGGCCCTGCAAAACCAACCGGTTCCGCAGAGCCTATTATATCAGATAGGAGCCTGCGCGGAATCCACAACGATGGCAGCCGAGGGGAAAGCACATCAAAGATTATATCAGATAGGAGCCTGCGCGGAATCCACAACGCTCAGCACCGCCGCAAGTTTTTTGCCGTCATTATATCAGATAGGAGCCTGCGCGGAATCCACAACGCCTATCGGTATCAGCCATTTTATACCTCTAATTATATCAGATAGGAGCCTGCGCGGAATCCACAACGCGGATACAACCTGTCCGGAGACATGAACTATTATATCAGATAGGAGCCTGCGCGGAATCCACAACCGCCTCGTTATGATCCCAATCGTATTCCATATTATATCAGATAGGAGCCTGCGCGGAATCCACAACGCAAGGTCTGCCAGTTCAATGCACAGCATATATTATATCAGATAGGAGCCTGCGCGGAATCCACAACTATTTGCCGGATTTTCCAGAAATTGCTGGAATTATATCAGATAGGAGCCTGCGCGGAATCCACAACGTGATATCGCGGTGATATCATCTTGTTCCAATTATATCAGATAGGAGCCTGCGCGGAATCCACAACCGTATCGTATGACTGATCTGGATGGGCCGAATTATATCAGATAGGAGCCTGCGCGGAATCCACAACGACCCGTTAAAAATAAATTACAAAATGCCATGCTGCGCCTGTTTCATAGGCACAGCATGGCATTTTGTAAAACATTGAACATGAAAAAAACAAACTACACCGCCTTCACTTCAAATCTTTCCTGGTGCAGCTTGGCGTCGGGATTTATCACTATCTCCACATCAAGCTCTTCTTCCATGTGGTCCAAGTGGGCGCTTTCTTCCTCGAACAGAAGTTCCGCGACTCCGGGCGACACTTCGCATATTATCTTCTTCTCCCCGCCGGGCGCATGGGAGGCCACGCGGCGTATCTCCCGGTACAGCTCGTACAGCACCGTGAGGGTGGACTTCACCACCCCGCGCCCGTCGCAATAGGGGCATACTGTGGTCAACGTCCGCGAAAGCGAATCGCGCACCCGTTTTCGGGTCATCTCCACAAGCCCAAGCTCGGATATTTTCAGGATGTTCGTGCGCGACCTGTCCCCCCGCAGCGCCTGGTTGAGCGCGGAATAGACCTTTTCCTTGCTCTCTTCCCGCTCCATGTCTATAAAGTCTATTATGATAAGCCCCCCCAGGTTGCGAAGCCTAAGCTGATAGACGATTTCCTTCACAGCCTCCAGGTTGGTCTTTAATATCGTCTCTTCCTGGTTGTGCTTGCCGACGAACTTGCCGGTGTTCACGTCTATGGCGGTGAGCGCCTCGGTCTGGTCTATCACGATATACCCGCCCGACTTTAGCCACACGCGCCGGCCCAGGGCGCGCTCTATTTCTATCTCTATCCCGTGCGCGTCGAATATCGGTTCGGCGGCGGTGTACTGCTCTATCGCCCCGCTTATCTCCGGCAGGTACGACTCGCAGAAGGCCACCGCCCGTTCGAACTCGTCCCGGTCGTCTATCACCACGCTTGTCACGTCCTTGTTGAAAAGGTCGCGGATGGAGCGCTGGATGATGTTCAGGTCGTGGTACAAAAGGCTGGGGGTGGGGGCTGTCTCGTATTTTGATGTGATGGAGGCCCACAACTTGTCCAAAAACTCGATGTCGTGGGCCAGGTCCGCCTCGTCCCGCCCCTCGGCGGCTGTGCGTATGATGTACCCGGAGCTGTTTTTCTTCAGCCGCCGCACGATGTCGCGCAACCGTTTTTTCTCCGCGTCCCCCTCTATCCTGCGGGACACGCCCACCTGCCCCGTCCCCGGCATGAACACAAGGTAACGGCCCGGGATGGTGACATAGCAGGTGATCCTGGCCCCCTTGGCGCCCATGGGGTTTTTGGACACCTGCACCATAAGTTCGCTTCCTTCGCGCAGGATGTCCTCGATTTTCGGCGCCCCATGGTCGTTGGGGGCTCCTTCCATTTCCACCTCTTCGTCGTGCGGCGCCCCCCCCTCGCCGCCGGCCATATAGCCGGATACGCCGCCGGATGGTTTGCCTATGTCCGAAACGTAAAGGAAACCGGCCCGAGGCAAACCCACGTCAACAAAGGCAACCTGTATTCCCGGCAGCACTTTTGTGACCTTCCCTTTATAGATGTTGCCGACGATCCCCTGTTCGGCCTTGCGCTCGATGAAAAGTTCCGTGAGCAGCCGGTTTTCAAGCAGGGCGACCCTGCTTTCCGACGATGTGATGTTGCAGATGATTTTCGACACGGCCCCGCCAGGTGATAATAGTATTAAAAAATCAAGGAATTATAGCATATGTGGGGATGCAATGAAGTGATTGGACGTGGTTTGACACTGACGAGATAAAACAAAGCCGCCCGGCGGGGAAACAATCCCGCCGGACGGCAAGATCAAAACACAAAACGCACGGTCATCGCAGTATCAAGTTGCCGTGAATATCACAGTGCAATCGGCTGTGATGGGGCCTGTGGTGTAGGTACCCTCGCCAAACATTTGGTTAATCGGCACAGTCCAATCGCCTGCGGGACATGTACCACCGACTATCTGCCCTGGAAAGCCAGACACAACAAACGATATTGTTGATCCGGAGGCCACCGGCTGGGCAGTGTTTGGGTTGGAAACAGCCCCCAATAAAGCGCTCGGGGTCACCGTGTATTGCGCAGAGGTTACCGTCGGTGGCGGATATACGCAGCTGCCGTCGTTCACGATGTTGTGGTAGTCGTAGTTGAGCGCCGCCGGATCAGCGCACCCCGAATATTGGCAAATCCCGGGGGGACCATATACCGTGGCGCTGGGATCGTAGTTTTCAGCGTGATAATCGGTGCATCCCATTATATCCGGGGGAGTGGCGTCCACCGCCGCTGAAGATGAATCCGACTCATTGCCGTCCCCGTCCACGCCGGTGACAACGTAATCATAGGCGCCTCCATTGTGGGCGTTCTCGCACGAGGTCGCGGTAACATGGCCGCACACCAGGGTACCGTCCACCTTGGCCGAGTTGCGGGCTGTGGCGGCCTGGGCGTAAACGTTATAACTTGCGGCGCCCGGCGCCACGGTCCAGCTTATTACATCCGACGCTTCCCCGCGGACCACCGTAACTTCCGTTGGGGCGGAGGCTGATGAGGCCGTGGAGCCGGCTGTATTGGAATATCCGCCGCCGCAGGCCGTGAGAGTAGCGCCGATCAGGAAACAAATTGAGATAGCGGCAAATACTCGGCCGCGTAAAGTTCTTTCCATATTATAAGTAGTCCCCCATATATTGAATAACAGCCACTTGCTGGTCCTTCGGAAAGATAGCGGAGAATCCCCCGGCAACACCTGAAATAGTACCCAGATTGAACTGTCTTATATTGTCGGATATGTCGAGTTGTGAGATATGGACTAAAACATATGCGAAAAGGATTTTTTTATTACTTTGGGGCAACTTGATAACTGCTTCGATATGAAAAGTTATGATTAGTAAATGTAACGATTTAGCTGCAGGATGGTTTTAAGCCGGGTATGCCAAGGGAGGAGCGAATTAATAGGCGAGTATAATCGTTTCCCGATCAACGGGGTGTTTGGGCGCCGTGTCCTTATATAGGCCGGAGTCCCACCTGCAAGATGCTGGCGCCGCAATAAAATATTTCTCCTCTCTCCCGCCATATCCCATAAACTTGTGCGATGAATTCTTTATTTGAAAACGAGCTTCAAAAAGCCAGGGATAGCGGGCTTATGCGGTCGTTTAAGACCGTCGTCAATTCCACCGGCAGGACGGCGGTGATAAACGGCCGGGAAGTTTTGATGTTCGGCTCAAACGATTACCTTGGTTTGTCGCGCCATCCGGAGGTGGTCAAAGCTGTGGCCGGACACGTTGAAAAACACGGTTTTGGCGCCGGTTCCTCGCGCCTTGTATGCGGCAATACCGCCGCCCACGAAGAGTTTGAAAGCCAGATCGCCGCTTATCTCGGTAAACCGGCGGCCCTCACTTTCAACTCCGGCTATTCGGCCAACGTGGGGACGCTCACGGCATTGCTGGGCAAAGGTGATGTGGTGTTCGCCGACAGGTTGTGCCACGCCAGCATTCTGGACGGAATCCGCTGGTCAGGCGCCAAACTTGTCCGGTTTGTCCATAACGATGCAGATTCACTCCGGAGCCTGATGCTAAAACATGGTTCGAGGCGAGGCAAAAGCCTGGTTGTCACCGAAGGGGTATTTTCCATGGACGGTGACAAGGGGCGGTTGCTGGAAATCGGCCGCGTGGCAAAGGAGCATGGCGCCATATACATGGTGGACGACGCGCACGGGGTGGGAGTGTTCGGCCCGGATGGGCGAGGAACCATACACGAAGCGGGGGCGGCAGAACTTGTTGATATCCATATAATTACCCTTGGTAAAGCATTCGGGGGGACTGGCGGGGTGGTGGCCGGATCGAAAAGTTTGATTGACGGGCTTGTCAATTTTTCCCGCTCGTTCGTTTATTCCACCGGTATTCCACCAGCGGCGGCGGTGGGCGCAATGGCGGCCTTGAATGTAATAAAAAGTGACGAAGGCAAAAAACTGAGAAGTAAAATTATGACAAACATGGAAAAAGTAGTTTACTGCTTTAAAAATGCGTGTTATATTTCAGTGAGTTGCGCGTCGCAGATTATTCCTGTGCCGTGGGTGGACGATAAAGATCTGGCAAGCGCGGGGGATCGCCTGCTGGAACTGGGCGTTTTTGCCCCCGCCATACGGCCGCCGACGGTGCCCAAAGGGACGGGCCGGTTCCGCGTGTCCATCACGTCGGACCATACGGAACAGGACATTGCGAAAGCGGCGTCGGCGTTTGGCCGGATATTGACAGGGCAGGGGGATTAGGAAGGGATAGAGGTAGTGGCAAAACCGAAGGACAAGACCAGGATTCTCGTAGCCGATTCGCACGAAACAAGCCAGCATGTCATAACCATCATGCTACACAAAATGGGGTATGAGAACATCTTCGAAGCGTCCAACAAGGCCCAGGCGGAAGCCATAATCAAACAGAACATACGCAGCAACGCCGGTATGTCCGGCCTTTTGGGGGGCGCCGCCCCGAAGGAAGTGTGCGACCTGGATCTATTGATACTCGACGCGGACCTTGCGCCGGACGGCGGGTTGCCGTTTTTAAAGGCGCTGCGGACGAGGTTCAAGCCGGACCAGCTTTGCGTCCTTTTCACCGCCATGAAGGGGAAAGAGAGCATTTTCCAGATAGCCGGCCCCGCGGGGGCCAACGACTTTATCGTCAAACCGTTTTCAAAAGACATACTATCCATAAAGCTCGAAGTTCTGTTGGGGAGCGACAGGCCGCCGGTCATAAAATCCTTCAGCCTTGGGGCGCCCGCTCCCGCGAAAAAAGCGCTTCCCGCGCCGCCGCCGCCCAAACCCAACGGAGAAGTGGGGGCTGCGTTCCCCTTTGCCGCGGAGAAGCCCGAACCCGCCGCGCCGGTGGCCCAGGTGGCCATGCCGGCCACGGTGGAGCCGAGAATGGCCGCAAAGCCCGCTTCCGCCCCCGCGGCCGCGTCCAGAGGGACCGGCGGCGTGGCGTTCCACGGAAGGCGCGTGGCGCAGGGCCCGGCCTACACCACCGACGGCCCCCCCACGGCGGAGCTTGTGGACGGGCATATAAACGGCCATTATCACGAGCAGGTGAACGTGATCGGCGGCGGCCAGAACTGCTATTGGGCGCGGGAGACCAAGGACGGCGACAAGGTGCGGGTGGAATATCTATCCGCCAAAGGGACCGCCACAGGCATGGAGGCCAAGGTGGTCAGCCGTGAACAATTCATGTACACGTTCGTCCTGTGCCGGCAAGACAACTGCCCGATCATGAAGAGATTGGCGGGGGGGTGAGGGGGATTACAATTTCCGTGGTCAGCGACCACGGGGAAGCATCTTTTTTAACAAATTGTGCGCTATGAACTGCCAGACATGCGGCGCTTCGATGGAGCGGCAGGTGACGGATCTTCCTTTCAAAACCGGCAATCAATCTATCGTCATTTTAAAAGGCCTGCCAGTCCTGCAATGCGGCAATTGCCGCGAATACATCATTGAAGATTCCGTAATGGAAAAAGTTGAAGCTATTTTGACCAAGGCGAACGCAACAGCGGAATTGGAAATAGTAAGATACGCGGCGTGAGGGATGAATTGAACAATATATCTCCCACCTAAACCCCTCTCCTGTCTTTCCCCCAGATTATCTTGTGCAACTGCGGGTTCAGCCTTGCCGCCAGTTTCGATTCGATGAGCCACATGGCCAGGTCCTCCATCTCCACCATTCCCCAGGCGGCGGAGAATAACACCGCCGTCTGATTGCACAGCCGCCGTTCGCGGCATATCGCCACCGCCCAGTTAAAATCGTCCCTGGACGTGACGACGAATTTCACCTCGTCGGCGGTGGTGAGCCTTTTGAAATTGACCTCGTTGAACGTCCCCTCAGACTTGGAGCCGGGGGTCTTTATGTCCACCACGCAGCTGGCAACGGTGTTCACTTCGCCGATGTCCACCGTGCCGTTTGTCTCCACCATCACCTCAAACCCCTCCGCCGCCAGCTTTTTCACAAGCGCCACGCAGCCGGGCTGGATCAGCGGCTCCCCTCCGGTGACTTCCACCAGGTCCACCCCGAACGCTTTCACTTGCTCAACGATCTGCCCCATCGTCATCGGCTCCCCTTTGCCACGGGCTGCGTATTCGGAGTCGCAATAGGCGCATCTGATGTTGCACCCGGCCAGCCGGACGAAGACGCAGGGGCGGCCTATCTGGCTGGACTCTCCCTGGATGGAGACGAATATCTCCGATACGTTAAGGGAGTTCATCAGCGGGGGCGGCCGGCTGCTCCGCCGGAGCGGCGGCGGCCAGCATTTCACAGGTTTTGCGCGCGGCGGTCTGTTCCGCCTCTTTTTTCGTCCTGCCCGACCCGTCGCCATACGGGGTGTTCGCGATCCAGACCTGCACCTTGAACATCTTGTCATGGTCCGGCCCGGACTCCTCCATCACCCGATATTGCGGCGGCGCAGGGACGCTTTTCAGCTGTTTTTGCAGCAAGCCTTTGTAGTCCACCTCGGGCTTGAGCTCCGCCGCCTCGTCTATGGCCGCCTTTATCACCCCCAGGGTGACGTGATATGTGGTGTCAAAAGACGAGTCCAGGTATATGGCCGCGATGAGCGCCTCGAAAGCGTTGGCCAGAAGCGAGTTTTTCTCCCGCCCCCCCGTGCTGTCCTCCCCCTTGCCAAGCAACAGGCATTTGCCCAGTTCCACGTTCCGGGCGAACCTTGCCAGCGATCCTTCGTTGACCACCTGGGAGCGTATCTTGGAAAGGTCCCCCTCCCGCAGCTGCTGCCCCTGGAAGAAAAGGTAGCGCGACACGATAAGGTCCAGCGCCGAGTCGCCCAAAAACTCCAGCCGCTCGTTGTCCTTTATCTTAAGCTGGCGTTCATTGGCGAAGGAGCGGTGGGTGAGGGACTTTACCAGCAGGGACTGGTCGCGGAACTGGTAATTGATGGCTATCTGAAGTTTTGCCAGCGCCTCGTCTGTCCCGCCGCCCGGTTTCGTTGAAAGAGTGTTGTCCAAGTTTGCCTTTCAAATCACGTTGCATCATTTTATTCGCCAAGGCAATTTCATAGCAAGGGGTATGCTAGAATAAATTCCGCCGCCCAGGACGGCATGGCCCGAACCGAAGAGGAATCAAAAAACATGAAAAGAAGTAAAATCGCCGCCATAGCGCTATGTCTGTCCGCCATAATCACAGGCTGCGCTTCCGGCGGCTCTGGTTCAAAAGGGGACAGCGGGAAAACTTCCACGCTCCACTCCGATGGGACAAGGAACCGCACTTACACCGCCCGGACGATCCTGTTCTCCACCGGCCCCACGCCCGTGGCCCAGGAACGCAAGTTCACGGGAGACCTGGAGATAAACGTGAAGGGGGGCATCCGAAGCTATAAATTCAGGAACGACTTTGGCGGTGACGCGAAGGCCAACACCACCGTGATGGTGGCCATATCCGGCGGCGGCGCCGGATTTTCTGTGCAGGACGGAGCCGGGGCGAAACTTACCGAGCAGACCAACGGCAAGGCCTATGGCATGGCGGTGCTTTTTCAGAACAAATCCAACACCGGGACGAACCAGATAAAATGGTTTTTCGGCGAGACGCTCATATCAAGCGTGATAGAGGGATACTCGCAGGACGGGACGATGGTCTATTCAGAAGTGACCGCTTATATAGTCCAATAGCCAGTAAATGGCGGAGAGAGAGGGATTCGAACCCTCGGTAAGGTTTTACCCCTACACACGCTTAGCAGGCGTGCACCTTCGGCCAACTCGGTCATCTCTCCTGCGGCCATGCAGTCAGTTATTATAACATCAGCGGCGGAATGGTAAAATACCCGTCAGCCGATTTTAATTGACTGCGCTTTCAAACGATTCAGAAGAATACAATCAATCAAAATGCATAGCCGGTCAAGTATGATCCGTCCTGGCGGGATGGCTGTGGTCTGTCTTTCCCTGATGGCGGTTGCGGTCCCGTGCCTGCCGTTGATCCCCTTCGATGGAATAATGTGGGATTTCTGGCAGGAATGGGGGCCGTTCCATCTGCTTGTCACCGACTATTTCTCGGAAACTTTCCGCCAGCGTATGGAATTCCCCGTCTGGCTCAACACGGAGCGTTTCGCGGGAATGGCCCATCCGGTGTTTTATGGGACCTTGCTGTATCCGGTCCTGGGCGCCATCGGATCGGCCACTGGCGGCGCCGTGGCGATAAGGCTGCTGGCGGGGGCGGTGTTCATGGCGCAGTTCGCGCTTGTGGCCTCGGCTGTGGCGCGGCTTGGTGGGGGCAGATTCATGGGATTCACTGCCGCCTGCCTTGTGATCTGGGCCGCATACCCGCTCACAAACCTGTATAACCGCTCGGCGGTGACGGAGTTTTTCGGAACGGCTTTTTTCACATGCGCCATATCCGCCTGGTTTTTGTTCATCAAGTCGGGCCAATGGCGATGGCTGAACCTGGCGGTCTTCTTTTTCGCGGCCATGGCCGGCGCCCATCCCATCACATCTTTGTTTGCGGCGTCCGTTTTCTGGTGGGTGTTCATTTTAAGCTTTCTTCCTCCTTCGAACCTTCCGTTTTTCCGGGGCCTTTGGAAAGCGGCCGGCTCCGCTCTGGCCTGCATCCTATGCCTTGCGCCGTGGCTTTACGCGGTGCATGACCTGGGGGGCGCGCTGGACATCGCGAACAGGGAATCGCTGATCTACTATTTCACGTTTGACTCGCTCAAAAGCAGGCTGATGCCTTTTCCGTTCGACGCGCGCTCGATATCCGGCGCGGTCAATGCGATCCGTGTCCCGCACTGGGACACGCAGTTGAACGTTCCCCTGCTTGGTCTTTTCGCGGCCACCGCCGTGTTCGCCTTCCGGTCGAGCCGCCGTGAAAAATGGACGTCGCTTTCAATCGTTTCAAGCGTCAGCATGCTCAGTTTCGCGTTTTTCCTGTGGATTTCGGTGAATCCGCATTCGCAGTCGTTCACGCCGGACGTGTTCAATATGGTCCAGTACGCCTCCCGCCTGGTCTCTTTTCAGAACGTATCGCTGCTTTGCGGATTTTTCTTTTTGCTTTTCCTGGCGAACGGGTCACAACCGGCGGAAGCGGAACTAAAAGCCGATGCGCCGTCAAATTGGCCTGGCGTTTCGCTCATGATCTTCTTGCTGGCCGTTTCCGCCGCGGGCATGGCCGTCAAGCTATCGCACGCGATGGAGATCATGGCAGCGCCGCAATCCCGGGCAACCGGCGAGGATATCGTCCAGGCCAGCCTGCTGTATCCGATAGATTACACCACGCCGAGTTTGTACCGGAAATTGACGGACGGTGAGGCGGCCGGGATGAAAAAATCCACATTCAATGTCAAAACGGATCGCTCATTCGGGGAACTGGAAAACGTGGCGTTGACGCTCGACAGGCCCGGATGGGTGATGACCAACCTGGTTCCATTCCCCTGGAACACGATTTATGTGGATGGCAGGCCGGTTGCCGCCGGGGATTTGCGGACAAGGGACTGGCGGCTTGTTTTCATGGCCCCGGCCGGAAACCATATAATCAGCGCCGGTTTTTCGCCTCCAACGGTGTGGACATTAATGCGCCGCATCGCCGTCCCCCTGTTTTTCGCATGGGGCGCCGTCTCGGTGGCGAGCCTGTTTATCTTCCGTAAAACCGCCAACTCACTCCCTGCGCAAAGCGTCCACAGGGTTTAACTTCGCCGCTTTCCACGCCGGGTACCAGCCGAAGAACACCCCCACAAACAGCGCCACCGAATAGGCGGTGATCACGGACTTTGGGGACACGAACGTTTTCCATTCGGTGAAGCTTGCGATGGCAAAGGCCGCCACAGCCCCCAGCAAAATGCCGATCACACCCCCCACGCTCGACAGCACCGCCGATTCCACAAGGAACTGTTTCATGATGTCCATCCGCCGCGCCCCCAGCGCCTTGCGAAGCCCGATCTCTTTGGTCCGCTCCGTGACGGTGACGAGCATGATGTTCATTATCCCGATCCCCCCCACCAAAAGCGATATGGCCGCGATACCGCCTAATAGCAGGGTCATCGTCCGGGTGATCTCCTCCATGGACTTTAATATCTCAAGTTGGGTGCGCACGTGGAAATCGTCCTCCGCCCCTTTGCGTATCTTGTGGGACTTGCGCAGGATGTTGATGACCATTTCCTTGCCATAGTCGAGCGCGTCCTCGCTGTCGAGCGCAATGGATATTTCCTGCAGGTGCTTTCCGCCGAATAGCCTCTGCTGGAACGAGGTGATGGGGACAAGCGCCTGGTCGTCCGCGTTCCACCATCCCACTTCCCCCTTTTCCGCCAGCACGGCCACCACGAGGAAATTGATGTTGTTGATCTTCACATACCGGCCAAGTGGATCCTTTCCGGCGAAAAGCTTTTTAACAACCTCCGTGCCAAGCGCCACAACCCGCCGCGCCCCGGATATGTCCGCCGTGTTGAAAAACCGCCCCTCCTCCACGGAGAACGAACGGACGAAAAGGTATTCCGGGCTGACCCCTATGATGCTGGTGCTTGTGTTCTGGGAGCCGAACTTCACCTGCGCCTGCTTGGAGCTGGAGGGTGCGATGGCCACCGCGTGGGGGACGTATCTTTTTATCAGCGCCGCGTCGTCCATCAAAAGCGTCTCCGCCGGGGCTCGGCGCACGTGCCGCTGTTCAAGCAGGCCGGGGCGGATTATCAAAAGGTTCGTCCCAAGATTCTGTATGTTGCGGATGACGCTCTGCTTGGCCCCTTCGCCCATGGACACCATCGCCACCACCGCCGCCACGCCGATGACCACCCCGAGCATGGTGAGAAGCGACCGGGTGAGCGCCCCCTTAAGCTCCCGGAAGGCCACCCGCATGATTATCCAGATCATCGCAGGCTCTCCATGGCGCCGATGGCGATGGCCGCAGCCCCAATTATCCCGGCGTCATCCCCAAGGCTGGCGTTTACGATTTCTATCCCGCTCCCGGCGATGGTGTATGCGCGTCTTGCGGCGCTGTTGCGTATGGAATTTTCCATCACAGGCAGCGCCCCGGCCATCCCGCCGCCGATCACGAACCGGGTGACGCCAAGCACAAGCGCCCCGGCGGCCAGCGCGAATCCAAGGCACTCGCCCGCCTCTTCGAGCATCTCCCGGCAAAGCGGATCGTTTTCAAAGGCGCCTTTGGCGACAAGGGCGGCGTCTATCATGGAAGCGTCCCCGCCGGACGCTTTTTGCAGCCATGCGGCCGCAGGTTCGTTGAACCGCTCCCTTGCGGTGGCGGCAACGCCGCTGGCGGAGGCGTACGCTTCCACGCACCCGTTATTGCCGCATCCGCATTTGCGGCCATCGGGCCGTGCGGTGATATGCCCCATCTCCCCGGCCATGCCGGAGGGGCCGCGCCACACCTTGCCATTGAGCACCACTCCGCTTCCAACCCCTGTGCCAAGGGTGAACATTATATAGTCGCGCCACCCTTTGGCTGCGCCGGCAAATCCCTCGCCGAAAGCGGCGGCGTTGGCGTCGTTCTCAAGCTCCACGGGAACTTTGAGGGCGGCGGCCAAATCGTTTGTTAAAGGCGCGTCCCGCCAGTCCGGAAAATTCGGGGAGCGGGTGACCACACCGCGCGTAAAATCTATCGCCCCCGGCGCGGCAATCCCCACGGCGGCCAGTGTGCCTGATGTATGCGATGCGGCGGAACGGACGGATTCTACAATGCGCTCCAGCACC contains:
- the cas2 gene encoding CRISPR-associated endonuclease Cas2, with protein sequence MWIVLMFDLPVVEPEERKAANRFRKDLKLCGFTMMQLSVYTRHAASDENAQIHLKKVKGFLPDKGEVRSLMITDKQFERMQVFYGKMRKPAERAPAQLEFL
- a CDS encoding Rne/Rng family ribonuclease, with product MSKIICNITSSESRVALLENRLLTELFIERKAEQGIVGNIYKGKVTKVLPGIQVAFVDVGLPRAGFLYVSDIGKPSGGVSGYMAGGEGGAPHDEEVEMEGAPNDHGAPKIEDILREGSELMVQVSKNPMGAKGARITCYVTIPGRYLVFMPGTGQVGVSRRIEGDAEKKRLRDIVRRLKKNSSGYIIRTAAEGRDEADLAHDIEFLDKLWASITSKYETAPTPSLLYHDLNIIQRSIRDLFNKDVTSVVIDDRDEFERAVAFCESYLPEISGAIEQYTAAEPIFDAHGIEIEIERALGRRVWLKSGGYIVIDQTEALTAIDVNTGKFVGKHNQEETILKTNLEAVKEIVYQLRLRNLGGLIIIDFIDMEREESKEKVYSALNQALRGDRSRTNILKISELGLVEMTRKRVRDSLSRTLTTVCPYCDGRGVVKSTLTVLYELYREIRRVASHAPGGEKKIICEVSPGVAELLFEEESAHLDHMEEELDVEIVINPDAKLHQERFEVKAV
- a CDS encoding 8-amino-7-oxononanoate synthase encodes the protein MRSFKTVVNSTGRTAVINGREVLMFGSNDYLGLSRHPEVVKAVAGHVEKHGFGAGSSRLVCGNTAAHEEFESQIAAYLGKPAALTFNSGYSANVGTLTALLGKGDVVFADRLCHASILDGIRWSGAKLVRFVHNDADSLRSLMLKHGSRRGKSLVVTEGVFSMDGDKGRLLEIGRVAKEHGAIYMVDDAHGVGVFGPDGRGTIHEAGAAELVDIHIITLGKAFGGTGGVVAGSKSLIDGLVNFSRSFVYSTGIPPAAAVGAMAALNVIKSDEGKKLRSKIMTNMEKVVYCFKNACYISVSCASQIIPVPWVDDKDLASAGDRLLELGVFAPAIRPPTVPKGTGRFRVSITSDHTEQDIAKAASAFGRILTGQGD
- a CDS encoding response regulator, producing the protein MAKPKDKTRILVADSHETSQHVITIMLHKMGYENIFEASNKAQAEAIIKQNIRSNAGMSGLLGGAAPKEVCDLDLLILDADLAPDGGLPFLKALRTRFKPDQLCVLFTAMKGKESIFQIAGPAGANDFIVKPFSKDILSIKLEVLLGSDRPPVIKSFSLGAPAPAKKALPAPPPPKPNGEVGAAFPFAAEKPEPAAPVAQVAMPATVEPRMAAKPASAPAAASRGTGGVAFHGRRVAQGPAYTTDGPPTAELVDGHINGHYHEQVNVIGGGQNCYWARETKDGDKVRVEYLSAKGTATGMEAKVVSREQFMYTFVLCRQDNCPIMKRLAGG
- a CDS encoding YgiT-type zinc finger protein, which produces MNCQTCGASMERQVTDLPFKTGNQSIVILKGLPVLQCGNCREYIIEDSVMEKVEAILTKANATAELEIVRYAA
- a CDS encoding radical SAM protein, translated to MNSLNVSEIFVSIQGESSQIGRPCVFVRLAGCNIRCAYCDSEYAARGKGEPMTMGQIVEQVKAFGVDLVEVTGGEPLIQPGCVALVKKLAAEGFEVMVETNGTVDIGEVNTVASCVVDIKTPGSKSEGTFNEVNFKRLTTADEVKFVVTSRDDFNWAVAICRERRLCNQTAVLFSAAWGMVEMEDLAMWLIESKLAARLNPQLHKIIWGKDRRGV
- the rnc gene encoding ribonuclease III, coding for MDNTLSTKPGGGTDEALAKLQIAINYQFRDQSLLVKSLTHRSFANERQLKIKDNERLEFLGDSALDLIVSRYLFFQGQQLREGDLSKIRSQVVNEGSLARFARNVELGKCLLLGKGEDSTGGREKNSLLANAFEALIAAIYLDSSFDTTYHVTLGVIKAAIDEAAELKPEVDYKGLLQKQLKSVPAPPQYRVMEESGPDHDKMFKVQVWIANTPYGDGSGRTKKEAEQTAARKTCEMLAAAAPAEQPAAPADELP
- a CDS encoding ABC transporter permease, whose protein sequence is MIWIIMRVAFRELKGALTRSLLTMLGVVIGVAAVVAMVSMGEGAKQSVIRNIQNLGTNLLIIRPGLLEQRHVRRAPAETLLMDDAALIKRYVPHAVAIAPSSSKQAQVKFGSQNTSTSIIGVSPEYLFVRSFSVEEGRFFNTADISGARRVVALGTEVVKKLFAGKDPLGRYVKINNINFLVVAVLAEKGEVGWWNADDQALVPITSFQQRLFGGKHLQEISIALDSEDALDYGKEMVINILRKSHKIRKGAEDDFHVRTQLEILKSMEEITRTMTLLLGGIAAISLLVGGIGIMNIMLVTVTERTKEIGLRKALGARRMDIMKQFLVESAVLSSVGGVIGILLGAVAAFAIASFTEWKTFVSPKSVITAYSVALFVGVFFGWYPAWKAAKLNPVDALRRE
- a CDS encoding ROK family protein; protein product: MGKNDYVAGIDLGGTNIRTASVSFDGAILSRVKIETGAADGYKAVLERIVESVRSAASHTSGTLAAVGIAAPGAIDFTRGVVTRSPNFPDWRDAPLTNDLAAALKVPVELENDANAAAFGEGFAGAAKGWRDYIMFTLGTGVGSGVVLNGKVWRGPSGMAGEMGHITARPDGRKCGCGNNGCVEAYASASGVAATARERFNEPAAAWLQKASGGDASMIDAALVAKGAFENDPLCREMLEEAGECLGFALAAGALVLGVTRFVIGGGMAGALPVMENSIRNSAARRAYTIAGSGIEIVNASLGDDAGIIGAAAIAIGAMESLR